The window GATGAAAACAAAGGCAGCGATTACGAGCCCATCGGTCAATGGCTGCTGGAGCTGCGGCGGCGCAAGATCACCGTCATCGTCATCCACCACGCCGGGCGCAACGGCTTCATGCGCGGGCACTCGAAGCGCGAGGATGCCTGCTCCTGGATCCTGGAACTGCGCAATGCCAAGACCGATGCCGAACCGGGGGCGAAATTCACCACCCACTTCGCCAAACCCAGCCGCAACACCGGCCAGCCCATTCCCGATCTCCTCTGGCATTTCACCACCAGCGACGAAGGCCTCGCCCACATCGACTGCCAGCTCGCCATCACCAGCGAGTATGAGCAATTCATCCAGCATGTGAATGAGGGCGTGGAGAAGCAGGTGGACATCGCCGAGCTCATGGGCAAACCCAAAGGAACCATCAGTAAATGGGCTGCCAAAGCCTTGGAGCAGGGCCTCATCAGCGGATCTAAAAACAAGCTGCTCCCGCCCAAACCGAAGTCATCGCGAGATGAGGACGACGACTGAAAAGTTTCCAAGTTTCCATGCCTAGACACGGAAACTTGGAAACTTTTTACGAGCCAGGAAACCCAGCGGAAACATTTTGGAAACGTGCTTGGGGAGCAGTGGAAACTTGTGGAAGCAAGTTGGAAACTCGGAGTTTCCAGGGGATATAAAAAGGACTGAAGTGGAAACTCCATCAAGGATTCAGAGGATCGGCTTAGCCTCTGCACGCAGGTCTTTAAGCAGACGTGTATACTCTTTCTCAAAGACATCATGGTCCTTCCAAAGAGTAAAATCAGGGATGTAATACTGCCTTACTTCCACGGCCAGATCCTGGCCGCCATCGGCATCGAAGCATTCCCACTCTCTCAGTGTCTCATAGTCCACCAGACCTATCGGGAAGAGCTTCCGTTGACCCGTCTTCCGTTCGGCCTTGCGGGCCTTGCGCAGCTCCGTCATCACCCACTCGCTTTTCAAGCTGTTGGGGGAAAGCAGGATGAGAAGCTTGTCATGAATCTTGATAGCCTCATCAATCTGTTCATGCAGTTTCTTACCTCCCTGAATATCATGCGGGGCATACCAAACCCGCACATGATCTTGCTGAAGCCGTGCATGTAAACGAGTGGCAAACGCTTCGTCCTTGGAATTGTAACTGATGAAGCAGGAATAGAATTGAATCCCTTCCTCAGCACCAATGAGGGCCTTGGCCTGGGTGATGAAACTATCCGGTACACCACAGCCGCGCAGGAAGACCTCGGGTATCTTGCCTTTGGACAGATAAAGGGTATCAATACCAATGGAGGAGGGATAGTTATGAATGGCGGACTCCAGGCCAATAGTGGTGCTGAGTCTCACATTAGCGAGGACTGTTGTGCCAAATTGGGCATAGCTCAGATTTGCGCATATTAGGAGGGAGTCCAAGAACTTTGCACCTTGAAGCTTGGAGTCACGAAGGTCTGCTGAAGTAAGATCCGCCAAGGACAGATCCGCATCAATCAGGTTTGCCCCATTGAGTTTTGCATCAGTGAGAACGGCATATGATAGGTTAGCACCATGCAAGGTAGCTCCTATCAGATCAGTTCTAATGAACTGGGCATTCATAAGACACGCGGCGGTTAGATCTGCCTCTCTTAAATTTGCTCCGCTGAGGTCAGCTTCTCTGAAGTCAGTCCCAGAAA is drawn from Prosthecobacter debontii and contains these coding sequences:
- a CDS encoding toll/interleukin-1 receptor domain-containing protein, yielding MANSQHLEILNQGVTAWNEWRKNNKQRQSLDLTEAQLSHKTFVKADLSGADLSKSFLFGADLRGADLSGAELSGTDFREADLSGANLREADLTAACLMNAQFIRTDLIGATLHGANLSYAVLTDAKLNGANLIDADLSLADLTSADLRDSKLQGAKFLDSLLICANLSYAQFGTTVLANVRLSTTIGLESAIHNYPSSIGIDTLYLSKGKIPEVFLRGCGVPDSFITQAKALIGAEEGIQFYSCFISYNSKDEAFATRLHARLQQDHVRVWYAPHDIQGGKKLHEQIDEAIKIHDKLLILLSPNSLKSEWVMTELRKARKAERKTGQRKLFPIGLVDYETLREWECFDADGGQDLAVEVRQYYIPDFTLWKDHDVFEKEYTRLLKDLRAEAKPIL